A genomic segment from Bacillus cereus G9842 encodes:
- a CDS encoding MDR family MFS transporter — protein sequence MKGKLQNIHPLGMTIIIGTLFARFATSMSIPFLAIYLTTVKGVSAGMTGAIIGTSALVGVFASFIGGNLSDRFGRKTIMLWSMIVWIFVFIGFSLANHVLSFFLLNALNGLCRSFFEPTSRALLSDLTKPEYRLLVYNLRYGAINVGVAIGPLVGLQIGSAKSTIPFLVAAGVYILYTAILAFQFKKYPIEKKKINTEKPVTMLNAIRILRKDVVFLVALVGIILSNCGFSHLTTTVSQYFANAHIFQDGVKLFSYMLALNAIVVVIIQYPVIQMCKKYTPLTSIMVGTLFVSGGLFGFGIVESMLSAAVCTIIFTIGEVLMFSMTDVFIDDIAIAHLKGTYFGAMGFSGIGAVIGPWFGGVLLDYYGYQNGFVVFSALAIFSTVAFPVLLVTKGLSKKRYDANSNIEMHAK from the coding sequence ATGAAGGGGAAGTTACAAAATATTCATCCGTTAGGAATGACAATTATAATAGGGACTTTATTTGCGAGGTTCGCCACGTCAATGAGCATTCCTTTTTTAGCAATTTATTTAACGACTGTTAAAGGTGTATCAGCTGGAATGACAGGTGCTATTATCGGAACGAGTGCACTTGTTGGTGTTTTTGCTAGTTTTATCGGAGGGAATTTATCAGATCGATTTGGCCGGAAAACGATTATGCTCTGGTCCATGATCGTTTGGATTTTTGTGTTTATAGGTTTTTCACTTGCGAATCATGTTTTAAGTTTCTTTTTATTAAACGCTTTAAATGGATTATGTAGGTCGTTTTTTGAGCCAACATCAAGAGCATTATTATCAGATTTAACGAAACCAGAGTATCGTTTACTCGTATATAATTTGCGTTACGGTGCAATCAATGTTGGAGTGGCGATTGGCCCTCTTGTCGGATTACAGATTGGAAGCGCAAAATCTACAATTCCTTTTTTAGTAGCAGCTGGAGTGTACATTCTATATACAGCTATATTAGCATTCCAATTTAAGAAGTATCCAATTGAAAAAAAGAAAATAAATACAGAAAAACCTGTCACAATGTTAAATGCAATTCGCATTTTGCGAAAGGATGTCGTATTTTTAGTTGCTTTAGTCGGTATTATTTTGAGTAATTGTGGTTTTTCTCACTTAACGACAACAGTATCTCAATATTTTGCAAATGCACATATATTTCAGGATGGAGTGAAATTATTTTCATATATGTTAGCTTTAAATGCGATTGTTGTAGTGATTATCCAATACCCTGTTATTCAAATGTGCAAAAAGTATACACCGTTAACATCAATTATGGTGGGGACTTTATTTGTAAGCGGAGGATTATTTGGCTTTGGAATAGTAGAATCTATGCTAAGTGCTGCCGTTTGTACAATTATTTTTACAATTGGAGAAGTCTTAATGTTTTCGATGACGGATGTATTTATTGATGATATTGCTATTGCGCATCTAAAAGGAACATACTTCGGTGCGATGGGCTTTTCGGGAATTGGAGCAGTAATAGGTCCGTGGTTTGGAGGAGTACTTCTCGATTACTACGGCTACCAAAATGGGTTTGTAGTATTTTCAGCACTAGCTATATTTTCAACTGTGGCATTTCCTGTGCTTTTAGTTACAAAAGGTTTATCGAAAAAAAGATATGATGCAAATTCTAATATAGAAATGCATGCGAAATAA
- a CDS encoding DUF6434 domain-containing protein gives MRPPLTKSISLEDFQNYYWLKAELQTFCRENGLPASGSKIEITDCISHYLTTGKVLKNSSGQKVRKASLSYKDLSLQTIITNNHRCSEDVRAFFKEKIGTNFRFTVALQKFFKENVGKTYEDAVAFWHEENERKKDPTYKTTIGAQFEYNHFTRDFFEDPNNKGKAKADAIAAWNEMKAKPGSNIYVPQKVEN, from the coding sequence ATGCGTCCACCTTTAACAAAGTCTATATCACTTGAAGATTTCCAAAACTATTATTGGTTAAAAGCAGAACTCCAAACATTTTGTCGTGAGAATGGGTTGCCAGCTAGCGGCTCTAAGATTGAAATAACCGATTGTATCTCACATTATTTAACTACGGGGAAAGTCTTAAAAAACAGCTCTGGGCAAAAAGTGCGTAAAGCTTCCCTCTCTTATAAAGACCTTTCTCTTCAAACGATTATTACTAACAATCACCGCTGTAGCGAAGATGTTCGTGCTTTTTTCAAAGAAAAAATCGGAACAAACTTCCGCTTTACAGTAGCTCTTCAAAAATTTTTCAAAGAGAATGTTGGAAAAACATATGAAGACGCGGTAGCTTTTTGGCATGAAGAAAACGAACGAAAAAAAGACCCTACATACAAAACAACTATCGGTGCACAATTTGAATACAATCACTTTACTCGTGACTTTTTCGAAGATCCAAATAATAAAGGGAAAGCAAAAGCTGATGCGATTGCTGCTTGGAACGAAATGAAAGCGAAGCCTGGTAGCAATATTTATGTTCCTCAAAAAGTAGAAAACTAG
- a CDS encoding CsbD family protein has product MTKHDHGLKEKVEGAIDKVKGEVKEVVGKVTDNKKLQAEGKWDKVKGTAKDTVGNVKEKVHEYKEHKKEK; this is encoded by the coding sequence ATGACTAAACATGATCATGGTTTAAAAGAAAAAGTAGAAGGTGCTATTGATAAGGTAAAGGGTGAAGTAAAAGAAGTTGTTGGGAAAGTAACTGACAATAAGAAATTACAAGCTGAAGGAAAATGGGATAAGGTGAAAGGCACTGCTAAAGATACAGTTGGTAATGTGAAAGAAAAAGTACATGAATATAAAGAACATAAGAAAGAAAAATAA
- a CDS encoding NUDIX hydrolase — protein MENVMQVRVTGILIEGEKLLLVKQKVANRNWSLPGGRVENGEMLEEAMIREMREETGLEVKIKKLLYVCDKPDASLSLLHITFLLEKLTGEIMLPSNEFDHNPIHDVQMVPIKDLSQYGFSETFITLISEGFASAGSYQGLKQNIGL, from the coding sequence ATGGAAAATGTAATGCAAGTTCGTGTTACGGGAATTTTAATTGAAGGTGAAAAATTATTGCTAGTAAAGCAAAAAGTTGCTAATAGGAATTGGTCTTTACCTGGAGGAAGAGTGGAGAATGGTGAAATGTTAGAAGAGGCGATGATTAGAGAAATGAGAGAAGAAACGGGATTAGAAGTTAAAATTAAGAAGCTACTCTATGTTTGTGATAAACCGGATGCCAGTCTATCTTTATTACATATTACATTTCTACTTGAAAAGCTTACAGGGGAAATTATGTTACCCTCTAATGAATTTGATCATAATCCAATTCATGATGTGCAAATGGTACCGATTAAAGATTTAAGTCAATATGGTTTTTCGGAAACTTTTATCACTCTTATAAGTGAAGGTTTTGCAAGTGCAGGGAGTTATCAAGGCTTGAAACAAAATATTGGTTTGTAA
- a CDS encoding acetyl-CoA C-acyltransferase → MNRAVIVEAKRTPIGKKNGMLKEYEVQQLVTPLLTFLSKGIEREIDDVMLGNIVGPGGNIARLSALEAGLGYHIPGVTIDRQCGAGLEAIRTACHLIQGGAGKCYIAGGVESTSTSPFQKRARFSPETIGDPDMGVAAEYVAERYNITREMQDEYACLSYKRTLQALEKGYIHDEIFSFNGLLDESIKLEMNYERIIKRTKPAFLQNGTVTAGNSCGVNDGACAVLVMEEGQARKLGYKPVLRFVRSAVVGVDPKLPGTGPIFAVNKLLNEMNVKVEDIDYFEINEAFASKVVACAKELQIPYEKVNVNGGAIALGHPYGASGAMLVTRLFYQAQRESMKYGIATLGIGGGIGIALLFEKVED, encoded by the coding sequence ATGAATAGAGCAGTTATTGTAGAGGCGAAAAGAACACCTATCGGTAAGAAGAATGGGATGTTAAAAGAGTATGAAGTTCAGCAATTAGTAACGCCGCTTCTTACGTTTTTAAGTAAAGGGATTGAGAGAGAAATAGACGATGTCATGTTAGGGAATATTGTGGGGCCAGGAGGGAATATTGCGAGACTATCTGCTTTAGAGGCGGGACTTGGCTATCATATTCCTGGTGTAACGATTGATCGGCAATGTGGTGCTGGTTTAGAAGCAATTCGAACTGCGTGTCATCTCATTCAAGGCGGGGCAGGTAAGTGTTATATCGCCGGGGGAGTAGAGAGTACAAGTACGTCACCTTTTCAAAAAAGAGCACGATTTTCACCTGAAACAATTGGTGATCCTGACATGGGAGTAGCGGCTGAATATGTTGCGGAGCGTTATAACATAACGAGAGAAATGCAAGACGAGTATGCTTGTCTTAGTTATAAGCGGACACTGCAAGCGTTAGAAAAAGGATATATACATGATGAAATATTTTCTTTTAATGGATTATTAGATGAATCTATAAAGCTAGAAATGAATTATGAACGAATCATTAAAAGAACAAAGCCCGCATTTTTACAAAATGGAACAGTAACGGCAGGTAATTCGTGCGGTGTAAATGATGGAGCATGTGCCGTTCTTGTAATGGAAGAGGGACAAGCCCGAAAGTTAGGTTATAAACCTGTCCTTCGTTTCGTTCGTAGTGCTGTAGTGGGAGTGGATCCCAAGCTTCCAGGGACTGGTCCGATATTTGCGGTGAACAAATTATTAAACGAAATGAATGTAAAAGTAGAGGACATCGATTATTTTGAAATAAATGAAGCATTCGCCTCAAAAGTTGTTGCTTGCGCAAAAGAGTTACAAATTCCGTACGAAAAAGTAAATGTAAATGGTGGAGCAATTGCGCTCGGTCATCCGTACGGTGCATCTGGTGCTATGCTTGTAACACGTTTGTTTTATCAGGCACAAAGAGAGTCTATGAAATATGGAATTGCTACATTAGGAATTGGAGGCGGGATAGGGATTGCGCTATTATTTGAGAAAGTAGAAGACTAG
- a CDS encoding acyl-CoA synthetase, producing MGITKEYKKYASLLSSKIAIKENDRVLTYKEWFESVCKVANWLNEKESKNKTIAIVLENSMEFLQLFAGAAMSGWVCVPLDIKWKEDELKERIAISNPDVIVTERYKVNDLPDEEGRVIEIDEWKRMIENYLPTYNPVESLQNAPFYMGFTSGSTGTAKAFLRAQQSWVHSFDCNVHDFHMKREDSILIAGTLVHSLFLYGAISALYVGQTVYIMRKFIPNQVLDKLETENISVMYTVPTMLESLYKENRVIENKVKIISSGAKWEAEAKEKIKNIFPYAKRYEFYGASELSFVTALVDAESERRPNSVGKPCHNVQVRICNEAGEEVQKGEIGTVYVKSDQFFMGYIIDGVLTRELNAEGWMTVRDVGYEDEEGYIYIVGREKNMILFGGINIYPEEIESVLHEHPAVDEIVVIGVKDSYWGEKPLAIVKGSATKQQLKSFCLQRLSSFKIPKEWHFVDGIPYTNSGKIARMEAKSMIENREKIYE from the coding sequence ATGGGGATTACAAAAGAATATAAAAAGTATGCCTCTTTACTATCAAGTAAAATAGCAATAAAGGAAAATGATCGAGTATTAACATATAAAGAGTGGTTTGAGTCAGTATGTAAAGTAGCAAACTGGTTGAATGAAAAAGAATCGAAGAATAAAACGATAGCAATTGTATTAGAAAATAGTATGGAGTTTTTACAACTATTTGCTGGGGCTGCGATGTCTGGATGGGTTTGTGTGCCGTTAGATATAAAGTGGAAAGAGGATGAGCTCAAAGAAAGAATTGCAATTAGTAATCCGGATGTGATTGTGACAGAGCGATATAAGGTAAATGATCTACCGGATGAAGAAGGAAGAGTAATTGAAATTGATGAGTGGAAAAGAATGATAGAGAACTATCTTCCTACATATAATCCTGTAGAAAGTTTACAAAATGCTCCTTTTTATATGGGATTTACATCAGGATCAACAGGAACAGCAAAAGCATTTTTACGTGCACAACAATCGTGGGTTCATAGTTTTGATTGTAATGTACATGACTTTCATATGAAAAGGGAGGATTCGATTTTAATAGCTGGGACGCTCGTTCATTCTCTTTTCTTATACGGGGCAATAAGTGCATTATATGTAGGACAAACGGTGTACATTATGAGAAAGTTCATTCCAAATCAAGTACTAGATAAGTTAGAAACTGAAAATATATCAGTTATGTATACAGTTCCGACAATGCTTGAATCTTTATATAAAGAAAATAGAGTAATAGAAAATAAAGTGAAAATTATTTCGTCAGGAGCGAAATGGGAAGCTGAAGCGAAAGAAAAAATAAAGAATATATTTCCTTATGCGAAAAGATATGAATTTTATGGTGCATCAGAGTTAAGTTTTGTAACAGCACTAGTCGATGCAGAAAGCGAAAGAAGGCCAAATTCAGTAGGAAAACCTTGTCATAATGTGCAAGTTCGAATATGTAATGAAGCAGGCGAAGAAGTACAAAAAGGTGAAATAGGAACTGTTTATGTGAAAAGTGATCAGTTTTTTATGGGATACATAATAGATGGGGTTTTAACACGGGAGTTGAATGCAGAAGGCTGGATGACAGTGCGAGATGTAGGCTATGAAGATGAAGAAGGCTATATATATATTGTTGGTAGAGAGAAGAATATGATTTTATTTGGAGGAATCAATATTTATCCAGAAGAAATAGAAAGTGTATTACATGAACACCCAGCTGTTGATGAAATAGTTGTAATTGGTGTGAAAGATAGTTACTGGGGTGAAAAGCCCCTCGCGATCGTAAAAGGAAGTGCTACGAAACAACAATTAAAGAGTTTTTGCTTACAGAGATTATCCTCTTTTAAAATACCGAAAGAATGGCATTTTGTAGATGGAATACCTTATACAAATAGTGGGAAAATCGCTCGTATGGAAGCAAAAAGTATGATTGAAAACCGGGAGAAAATATATGAATAG
- a CDS encoding serine-tRNA(Ala) deacylase AlaX yields the protein MEQKLYYTDAYKQDFTTKIIKQDYDKDGNLYVVLNETAFYPTGGGQPHDTGTLNDIDVINVEEIHGEIRHFIVEKLHTEEVEGKINWERRFDHMQQHAAQHILSAAFWDHFNIPTIGFHLGKETVTIDLEIENLHTETVEKAINIANKIVFENHQIHIEWMNLEKAKTFPLRKEPTITENIRVVIIENFDYNGCGGTHPKRTGEVGPIQVLGWERNKGGIRLTFIAGWRTLKLMGQQQQIMKDVSKQLNSSGSDIPAKVAQLLTSQKENEKAIQTMNEKLLFAEANELLLQPIKIHADILISKVFTNRSMQEIAKLSAIITEQQEHAITYFVIENDDKLQCILACGKSVSLDMNALLKDALPTIEGKGGGNKKSARGGGRAIMSGDEFLNQLVSSLQSAV from the coding sequence TTGGAGCAAAAATTATATTACACTGACGCTTATAAGCAAGACTTTACTACAAAAATTATAAAGCAAGATTATGATAAAGACGGTAACTTATACGTCGTTTTAAACGAGACCGCATTTTATCCGACAGGTGGCGGACAACCGCATGATACTGGCACATTAAATGATATCGATGTAATCAATGTAGAAGAGATACATGGGGAAATTCGTCACTTCATTGTAGAAAAATTACATACAGAAGAAGTAGAAGGTAAAATCAATTGGGAGCGCCGTTTTGATCATATGCAGCAACATGCGGCTCAGCACATTTTATCTGCTGCTTTTTGGGATCATTTTAACATACCTACGATTGGATTCCACCTTGGTAAAGAAACGGTAACAATTGATTTAGAAATAGAAAATCTTCATACAGAAACGGTTGAAAAAGCAATAAACATTGCCAACAAAATTGTTTTCGAAAACCATCAAATCCATATCGAATGGATGAACTTAGAAAAAGCGAAAACATTCCCCCTTCGTAAAGAACCGACTATAACAGAAAATATACGGGTTGTTATTATCGAAAACTTTGACTACAACGGCTGTGGTGGAACGCATCCGAAACGAACTGGTGAAGTTGGTCCTATTCAAGTACTAGGATGGGAGCGCAATAAAGGTGGTATACGCTTAACGTTTATCGCTGGTTGGCGTACACTTAAATTAATGGGACAACAGCAACAAATTATGAAAGATGTTTCTAAACAATTAAACAGTAGCGGGAGTGATATCCCAGCAAAAGTAGCACAACTTCTTACTTCTCAAAAAGAAAATGAAAAAGCAATACAAACAATGAATGAAAAATTATTATTTGCAGAGGCAAATGAACTACTTCTACAGCCCATAAAAATTCATGCTGACATACTTATTTCTAAAGTATTTACAAATCGTTCTATGCAAGAAATCGCAAAGCTTTCCGCTATTATTACAGAACAACAAGAGCATGCAATTACGTATTTCGTCATCGAAAATGATGACAAACTACAATGTATTCTCGCTTGCGGAAAATCAGTATCACTCGATATGAATGCTCTTTTAAAAGACGCTCTTCCTACAATCGAAGGAAAAGGTGGCGGAAATAAGAAGAGTGCTCGCGGTGGCGGGAGAGCAATTATGAGCGGAGATGAATTTTTAAATCAGCTTGTTTCTTCTTTACAGTCGGCGGTGTAA
- a CDS encoding long-chain fatty acid--CoA ligase has translation MMMNVPLTISSMMERAEKLFSKKEIVSRTHDTVTTLTYKQLGERTRRLSSALKKLGIKEGERIGTLAWNHHRHVEAYFAIPGIASVLHTINIRLSPQHISYIIQHAEDHILLIDEDLVPLVENIQSQLSTVQAYIIMTDKDELPNTTLEPVYHYEKLLEEGDPNFQFVKDIDENTPAGMCYTSATTGNPKGVVYTHRSTVLHCMALGLADTAALSESDAAMAIVPMFHVNAWGLPFAATWFGTKQVLPGPMFTPKILLEMIQAEKVTIAAGVPTIWLGVLQELENNSYDLSSITRILCGGAAAPKSVIKAFEQKYNVPFVHAYGMTETSPLVTLARLKSYETELSYEEQLEIRSKQGYLVPGVEMKVVGTNGEVKWDGTEMGELCLRAPWIAESYYNDDRTVEGFRDGWLYTGDVVTVDEEGCVKIVDRTKDVIKSGGEWISSVDLENALMAHDAIFEAAVVAVPHPQWQERPVACVVQKANSTVTKEELYEFLKPQFAKWWLPDDIVFMQEIPKTSVGKFLKQALRKELEHLHKEE, from the coding sequence ATGATGATGAATGTACCGCTAACAATTAGTTCTATGATGGAAAGAGCAGAAAAACTGTTTTCAAAGAAAGAAATTGTTTCACGGACACATGATACAGTTACGACGTTAACGTATAAGCAGTTAGGTGAAAGGACGAGAAGGCTTTCTAGTGCGTTAAAAAAATTAGGAATTAAAGAAGGCGAGCGTATAGGAACGTTAGCGTGGAATCATCATCGACATGTGGAAGCTTATTTTGCTATTCCTGGTATTGCTTCTGTTTTGCACACAATTAATATTCGTTTATCTCCTCAACATATTTCATACATTATTCAGCACGCAGAAGATCACATTCTACTTATAGATGAAGATCTCGTACCACTCGTTGAAAATATTCAATCACAATTATCAACTGTACAAGCCTACATTATTATGACTGATAAAGATGAACTTCCAAATACTACGCTAGAACCTGTATATCATTATGAAAAACTATTAGAAGAAGGCGATCCAAATTTCCAATTTGTAAAAGATATTGATGAAAATACACCTGCTGGTATGTGTTATACGTCAGCGACTACAGGGAATCCAAAAGGTGTTGTATATACGCATCGTAGTACTGTACTGCATTGTATGGCACTCGGTTTAGCGGATACAGCTGCTTTATCGGAAAGTGATGCGGCGATGGCAATTGTACCGATGTTCCATGTGAACGCTTGGGGACTTCCTTTTGCAGCTACTTGGTTTGGAACTAAACAAGTTCTGCCAGGACCAATGTTTACTCCAAAAATTTTATTAGAGATGATCCAAGCTGAAAAAGTAACGATAGCAGCAGGTGTGCCGACAATCTGGCTCGGTGTATTACAAGAATTAGAAAATAATAGTTACGATTTATCTAGTATAACGAGAATATTATGCGGTGGTGCTGCTGCACCGAAAAGCGTTATTAAAGCATTTGAACAAAAATATAATGTTCCTTTCGTACATGCATATGGTATGACTGAAACAAGCCCACTCGTAACACTTGCACGTTTAAAAAGTTATGAAACAGAATTATCATATGAAGAGCAATTAGAAATCCGCTCAAAACAAGGATATCTTGTCCCTGGTGTAGAGATGAAAGTAGTCGGTACAAACGGTGAAGTGAAGTGGGATGGTACTGAGATGGGAGAGTTATGTTTACGAGCACCTTGGATTGCTGAAAGCTATTATAACGATGATCGTACTGTCGAAGGATTCCGAGACGGTTGGTTATATACTGGTGATGTTGTTACAGTTGACGAGGAAGGCTGCGTGAAAATTGTTGATCGTACGAAAGATGTTATTAAAAGCGGGGGAGAATGGATTTCCTCAGTTGACCTTGAAAATGCTTTAATGGCACATGATGCTATATTTGAAGCGGCCGTTGTTGCAGTTCCACACCCGCAGTGGCAAGAGCGTCCAGTTGCCTGCGTTGTACAAAAGGCAAATAGCACTGTTACAAAAGAAGAACTATATGAATTTTTAAAACCACAGTTTGCAAAGTGGTGGTTACCAGACGATATTGTATTTATGCAGGAAATTCCGAAAACATCTGTTGGGAAGTTTTTAAAACAGGCGCTTCGGAAAGAACTTGAGCATTTGCATAAGGAGGAATAA
- a CDS encoding helix-turn-helix domain-containing protein: MGFGEKLFKLRKEKGLSQEALAEKLNTTRQAVSKWENGQGFPETEKLIMIGNVFEVSLDYLLKETAEQSNEKENGYYVSKEMAEGYVVYGQKISKYIALGFSLLILSTIPYLLFKENATMSTFLVIIIAVLGIGAMMAPVTIEESRYNVLKKEELLFDQNFLKELTKRYATIKKKYASVVIVGFCFIAAGAIPFLFEKKHITSGELVQYYPYCVVLIAIGVYLFVRVLGVLETYRILVENKEYSNRFIFKLKKKVRKKVDSL; this comes from the coding sequence ATGGGATTTGGTGAAAAGCTTTTTAAATTAAGAAAGGAAAAGGGCCTTTCTCAAGAAGCATTAGCTGAAAAATTAAACACAACAAGGCAAGCGGTTAGTAAATGGGAAAACGGTCAAGGTTTTCCTGAAACTGAAAAGTTAATAATGATTGGAAATGTATTTGAAGTATCACTTGACTATTTATTAAAAGAAACTGCTGAGCAAAGTAACGAAAAGGAAAATGGTTATTATGTAAGTAAGGAAATGGCAGAAGGGTATGTAGTGTATGGACAAAAAATTTCTAAATATATTGCATTAGGATTTAGCTTGCTTATTTTATCTACAATACCGTACTTATTATTTAAAGAAAATGCAACAATGTCTACGTTTCTTGTCATTATCATTGCAGTGCTTGGGATCGGAGCAATGATGGCACCTGTAACGATAGAAGAGAGTCGATACAATGTATTGAAAAAGGAAGAACTACTATTTGATCAAAACTTTCTAAAAGAATTGACAAAAAGATATGCGACTATTAAGAAGAAGTATGCGTCAGTAGTGATCGTTGGATTTTGTTTTATTGCAGCAGGAGCGATTCCGTTTTTGTTTGAGAAAAAGCATATAACTTCAGGAGAATTAGTGCAGTATTACCCTTATTGTGTTGTACTTATTGCTATCGGAGTTTATCTTTTTGTACGTGTGTTAGGAGTGTTAGAGACGTATCGGATTTTAGTAGAAAATAAGGAATACAGTAATCGTTTTATTTTTAAATTGAAAAAGAAAGTAAGGAAAAAGGTAGATAGTTTATAA
- a CDS encoding biotin transporter BioY, producing MNTKNLVFVALFSSIMGVLGLIPPIALAITPVPITLQSLGVMLAGGLLGSRLGALSQLIFLLIVGVGAPLLAGGRGGPGIFVGPSAGYLLGYIVGAFVIGYLIERLREVSIIKVLCINIIGGIFVVYVFGIIVQAFVMDISIWQTMKVSVVFLPGDCIKAIIAAILVTKLHRSLKHIITPALKSGKYTNAG from the coding sequence ATGAATACAAAAAACTTAGTTTTCGTCGCTTTATTTAGTTCTATTATGGGAGTGTTAGGGTTAATACCTCCAATTGCTCTTGCTATTACACCAGTTCCGATTACATTACAATCACTCGGTGTTATGCTTGCTGGTGGATTGTTAGGATCACGTCTTGGTGCGTTAAGTCAGCTTATTTTCTTACTTATTGTTGGAGTTGGGGCACCATTACTTGCAGGTGGACGAGGTGGTCCAGGTATATTTGTTGGGCCAAGCGCAGGATATTTACTTGGTTATATTGTAGGAGCATTTGTTATTGGTTATTTAATTGAGCGTTTACGTGAAGTTTCTATTATAAAAGTATTATGCATTAATATAATTGGTGGTATTTTCGTAGTTTATGTATTTGGTATCATTGTACAAGCATTCGTAATGGATATTTCTATATGGCAGACGATGAAAGTGAGTGTCGTATTTTTACCAGGTGATTGCATAAAAGCGATTATAGCAGCAATTCTTGTAACGAAATTACATCGTTCATTGAAACATATTATTACGCCTGCTCTAAAGAGTGGGAAATATACAAATGCGGGATAA
- a CDS encoding DUF2164 domain-containing protein, translated as MMNIKIPNDKKEELVAQIQQFFMEEDLDEIGRFQAERLIEEMIKLVGPFAYNQAIGDARKLVSEKLTNIEEDLYVLEKNEGK; from the coding sequence ATGATGAATATAAAAATACCAAATGATAAAAAAGAAGAGCTTGTAGCACAAATTCAGCAATTTTTCATGGAAGAAGATTTAGATGAAATTGGACGTTTCCAAGCAGAGCGTTTAATAGAAGAGATGATTAAATTAGTTGGACCATTTGCATACAATCAAGCAATTGGAGATGCAAGAAAGCTTGTAAGTGAGAAATTAACGAATATTGAAGAAGATTTATACGTGTTAGAGAAGAATGAAGGAAAATAA
- a CDS encoding peptidoglycan recognition protein family protein: MEIKRVNLTFQDELVPLEKVNKLIIHHTAEDGWDVYKTHEFHQTVKGWSGIGYNYFIEEDGTVVEGRGLHIGAHAKDHNRHTIGICMTGNFDKYDPTPAQVNALYSLCKIFMKQFAIKKENILGHRELEGVTKSCPGNRFSMVELRKILS, encoded by the coding sequence ATGGAAATTAAACGTGTCAATCTAACATTTCAAGATGAATTAGTTCCTTTAGAAAAAGTAAACAAACTGATTATTCACCATACAGCTGAAGATGGATGGGACGTGTATAAAACGCATGAATTTCATCAAACTGTAAAAGGGTGGAGTGGGATTGGTTACAACTATTTTATCGAAGAGGACGGAACTGTAGTGGAAGGACGAGGTTTACATATTGGAGCGCATGCGAAAGATCATAACCGCCATACAATTGGGATATGTATGACGGGAAATTTTGATAAATACGATCCAACTCCTGCACAAGTGAATGCATTATATTCTTTATGTAAAATATTTATGAAGCAATTTGCTATAAAGAAAGAGAATATACTCGGTCATAGGGAGTTAGAAGGAGTTACAAAAAGCTGTCCTGGTAATCGTTTTTCTATGGTAGAGTTAAGGAAGATATTATCTTAA